Proteins encoded in a region of the Leptolyngbya subtilissima AS-A7 genome:
- a CDS encoding diguanylate cyclase domain-containing protein: MFKRIDAVQQRALLLHQHASASPIQPELLALALDDLSLVLEELRTAHEELIQQNQALADYRQQLEIERQRYQDLFNLAPDGYLVTDTKGIIQAGNVAIAAMLCQPQESLVGKPMVLFLPIKHRRAFYAMLAQLSRAAQALPKKAWETKLLPREGPDIDVAITVSISREGRESHLRWLVRDITEKKQAEARIHYQAFYDRLTGLPNRAFLDTYLPKVLAQADRQQTQVAVAFLDLDKFKDVNDSLGHEVGDQMLHRVAERLAQCLRSEDLLVRWGGDEFVLVLSRLTAADSVGRTCDRILESLELAFEIDDHQLHIGTSIGIALFPQDGTDPTTLLRHADHALYQAKNQGRNTYRFYQPGLTIKCLDDGEQSQGSQ, encoded by the coding sequence ATGTTTAAGCGCATTGATGCCGTACAGCAGCGGGCACTACTGCTGCACCAGCACGCCAGCGCGTCGCCTATTCAGCCCGAGCTGCTGGCCCTGGCCCTAGACGACCTCAGCCTAGTGCTCGAAGAGCTGCGCACCGCCCACGAAGAGTTAATTCAGCAAAATCAAGCCTTGGCTGACTATCGCCAGCAGCTGGAAATCGAGCGCCAGCGTTACCAAGACCTCTTTAACCTCGCCCCCGATGGTTACCTGGTAACTGATACCAAGGGCATTATCCAGGCGGGCAATGTGGCGATCGCAGCCATGCTGTGCCAGCCCCAGGAGTCGCTGGTGGGCAAACCCATGGTGCTGTTTCTACCGATTAAGCACCGCCGCGCCTTCTACGCCATGTTGGCCCAGCTCAGCCGCGCCGCCCAGGCGTTGCCTAAAAAAGCTTGGGAAACCAAGCTTTTGCCTCGGGAGGGCCCGGATATCGATGTGGCCATTACTGTCTCCATCAGCCGCGAGGGCCGCGAATCACACCTGCGCTGGCTGGTGCGAGACATTACTGAAAAAAAGCAGGCCGAGGCCAGAATTCACTACCAGGCCTTCTACGACCGGCTCACCGGCCTACCCAACCGCGCCTTTCTCGACACTTACCTGCCCAAGGTGCTGGCCCAGGCCGATCGCCAACAGACTCAGGTGGCGGTGGCCTTTTTAGACCTCGACAAATTCAAAGACGTCAACGACAGCCTGGGCCACGAGGTGGGCGACCAAATGCTGCACCGGGTGGCCGAGCGCTTGGCCCAATGCCTGCGCAGCGAAGACCTGCTGGTGCGCTGGGGTGGTGATGAGTTTGTTTTGGTGCTCTCTCGGCTCACTGCGGCAGACTCGGTAGGGCGCACCTGCGATCGCATTTTAGAAAGCTTGGAACTCGCCTTCGAAATTGATGACCACCAGCTGCACATTGGCACCAGCATCGGCATCGCCCTCTTTCCCCAAGATGGCACCGACCCCACCACCCTGCTGCGCCACGCCGACCATGCCCTCTACCAAGCCAAAAACCAGGGCCGCAATACCTACCGTTTTTACCAACCGGGGTTGACCATCAAATGCCTTGACGATGGTGAACAAAGCCAGGGAAGCCAGTAG
- a CDS encoding DUF1830 domain-containing protein produces MSYILSLLKSKLPNQLRGEVSSSILCYYINDTTDIQIIRVVSEAIYRFERIVFPEERVLFEASSESYLEIHSPSPNGARITRSECRTFQVSEG; encoded by the coding sequence ATGTCTTATATACTTTCTTTGTTAAAGTCCAAACTGCCTAATCAGTTAAGAGGCGAAGTTTCTTCGTCCATCCTTTGTTATTACATTAATGACACGACAGATATACAAATTATTCGGGTGGTAAGTGAGGCGATATACCGTTTCGAACGCATTGTCTTTCCAGAGGAGAGAGTTTTGTTCGAGGCTTCTTCAGAATCTTACCTAGAAATTCATTCGCCTTCTCCCAATGGGGCTCGAATAACTCGCTCTGAGTGCAGAACATTTCAAGTAAGTGAGGGATAA
- a CDS encoding PAS domain S-box protein gives MSISHQIKAVYQRALRLREQATTNPIDPALLELALKDLYLVLEELQAVDAELHEQNQILNDTRYQADLERQRYRTLFELAPDGYLVTDAKGKIYHANRAAEVLFALPQAGLVGKPLMVLIDQGDWSDFEQRLAHPHPVATEPWEVTLKSRQGDPVIVAIATNFLKDSRLGGTTILWSLRDISQQRRVEQQLQAAHVDLEDLIAVRTADLMQANAQLLQDLNDYHQGRLQ, from the coding sequence ATGAGCATCTCTCACCAAATCAAGGCAGTCTACCAACGCGCCCTTCGGCTGCGTGAGCAGGCCACCACCAACCCCATTGACCCCGCCCTGCTAGAGCTAGCCCTCAAAGATCTCTACCTTGTGCTTGAAGAGCTCCAGGCCGTAGATGCGGAGCTGCACGAGCAAAACCAGATACTCAACGACACTCGTTATCAGGCTGACCTTGAGCGCCAGCGCTACCGCACCCTGTTTGAGCTGGCCCCCGATGGCTACCTGGTCACCGATGCTAAAGGGAAAATCTACCACGCTAACCGAGCAGCAGAAGTCCTGTTTGCGCTGCCCCAGGCGGGGCTGGTGGGCAAACCCCTAATGGTGCTGATTGATCAGGGCGACTGGTCAGACTTTGAGCAGCGGCTAGCCCACCCTCATCCTGTCGCCACTGAGCCCTGGGAGGTCACCCTCAAATCGCGGCAGGGGGATCCGGTTATAGTGGCAATCGCCACCAACTTCCTCAAAGACAGCCGCTTAGGCGGCACCACCATTCTTTGGTCGCTGCGAGATATTTCTCAGCAGCGTCGTGTAGAGCAGCAGCTCCAGGCGGCCCACGTCGATCTCGAAGATCTCATTGCCGTCCGCACCGCAGACCTCATGCAGGCCAACGCCCAACTGCTTCAAGATCTCAACGACTACCATCAGGGTAGGCTGCAGTGA